The Xiphophorus hellerii strain 12219 chromosome 6, Xiphophorus_hellerii-4.1, whole genome shotgun sequence genomic interval ATGGATGGCCAGCTGGCACCGCGCCTCACAAGCATACAGAAGGACGGTGATGAGTCAGGAGGTGGGGGCTGGGCGGGCTTGGGGGCGGAGCTACTGCCCAGGGACGTACGGCCAGCTGATGGAGCTTCCGGAGAGCTGCATGTCTCGGATCAGCGTCTCGATGGGGGTCTTCCCCACCAGGCGCATGAAGAAGAGCTGGGAGATGAGGCTGGCGGGGACGGCGCGCAGCGCCGGCAGGCGCAGCAGCAGCCGGCCGAAGCGCTGCGGCTGCGTCGGGTACTGCATGCGCTCGTACTCCGTCAGCGCCACCTGAGCCTTCTCCTGCAGTGACTCCACATGGACCGAGTCGGTCAGACCGCAGGCATCTGCAGGGGGAAGGGGAGAAGAAAGAGAGGGGTTATTTAACAGTGTGGGAAGGTTACATAAAGGAGTCGTGATGagctgagaaaataaaacactccACAGCTGATCTCAACTTATTTATGccatctcaaaacaacaatattatcattttctTGCAATAAATTCTAGGACAATTTATTGTTGTACAAAATTTGTAGTTGTGACTGGGATGACTGGGATATTTCCCAGTCACAACTGGCAGCAGTGCCGAGGCTCGTCACCATAGATTTTCCCAGCAACTATTGAAGTATATGATAATATCGATGCTTTGTGACCATTTTCAAGGAATACACAGAGAATTACATAATTCAAGTTCGCCCTCTCATTGACAAAGTTTTATAACAGAACACTTAACACTTAACTGGAAGATATTTCAAAtatcaaaaattaaacaacaaaaaagaataaataaaatgggcATACAAACACAACCAAagccagaaataaaatgaattatgatgtCTGTCAAC includes:
- the nr2f6a gene encoding nuclear receptor subfamily 2 group F member 6a — its product is MVTSLGTAASYQLWSVLFSQLITTPLCNLPTLLNNPSLSSPLPPADACGLTDSVHVESLQEKAQVALTEYERMQYPTQPQRFGRLLLRLPALRAVPASLISQLFFMRLVGKTPIETLIRDMQLSGSSISWPYVPGQ